The Candidatus Latescibacterota bacterium genome segment CTCTCGGGCTCTTTATTTATACGGCTCATCGGGGGTAGGGGTCAAAGATAGGCTCTTGCCCCCGAATGATGAAAAGTGGTGGGCAATACTGGACTCGAACCAGTGACCCACTGCGTGTGAAGTTGCATAACTGGAAATTGTGGATATACTATTCCTATAGGGGATTCTAATACCATTCTAAATCAAGCCCAGGTCGACCAGCCCGGATTGTATCAGGGAAAGCAGTTCATGAAAGCGCTCATCAAGCTATCGTTGATCATTGTCTTCTGTCTTAAACCGGCACAGATACCTGCCCAGGTTTATCCTTTTCCCCCACCGACCGCAAATTGTAGTGGATTCTACGAAGCCGTGCAATGCGATAAGATTGATATTTTTGTAACTTATAGTGCGAAGGAACCCGCCTACTGCTATTGGGAGGGAATCGATTGTAATCTGGACCCAGAGGGAGATATTTGCGATATACTGCAGACCTCTTTTGCTGATACCGGTACATACTCCCTGGCATTCCATGTCTATGATTGTGTGGGTCAACACGCCTCGTGCACCACATCAGTCCATGTAGTAGTTACGGAAGTCCCCCGGGTTTACATTTTCGATTGTGCCATACGGGCAAATGAAAACCTGGAATGTCCGGAAAAAGGCGCCTGGCGATATGAATGGACTATCAACTGGGAAGTTCATCCTTGTAATCCTGAACTCATCCCCAGTTTCGAGATATTGTTTCCGCTGAGCCAGCTTTATCCCAATTGTATTTGTGACGAGTTCAGCCATATATTCAATTGGGAGGATTCTATCGAAGCAGGATATTCGGCAGAGATCGTATGCGCCGATTCGACTTTCTCTGGTAGCGATGTATTGAGAATATTTCACAGCTCTGGCATATCCGATCCAGGCTATTATCTGATCTTTTACTTCTATTCAGACTATCCTCCTGTAACGAGGGAGTGGAACGCTGTCCTTCGTGAGACGCTTCATTTCAATATGGATAACTCATGCGGCTTCGCCGCTGAAGTACCAGATCTCCCTTGCGGTACTATTTCGACCGGTCCATCAAGCCTAGGAAGATTGAAACACCTCTATCAAGACGATGGCGGAAAGTAACACAAGACAATCCTATCACTCCCATTTATCCCATCCGCCTTACAATACTTGCACTTACTCACCAGTGTCATTCCATCTCCACCACTATCTGCCTCATCAAAAAATGGTGCCCTCCCAGTGCCCCCGCATGCTCCCTGGACATAATAAGGCCACCAGCTCTTACCACCTAATCCCCTATCCCTTTGATTTGTTTGAGAATAAATGGTTGGCGGCACAGGTGTTTTGGGTGTGTAATCTGTAGCTATAATATTAGCGTAGCTCTGCCAGGCATCTGACCAGCCCACCAGCACGGGGTTAAGTACCCTTGACAACGAATGCCTCTGTGATAGAATAGTATCGAGGAATCATTATATCTGACAAGCTATTCAGTTGGGAGTACGTAAAGTAATATAGCTAAAAGTGGGATTATATGTTTCGAATTAATAATACAGTATCTCTGCTGATACTGATGTTCGTATGTCTATCGACGGCCGCTTCTGCCCAGCTTCCGCCTACCGGTTACATCGGATTATATATCGATGAATCGAGGACTTCCTGCAACCTTGATCCTGGAGTGAGTGGTCAGGCTTTCTCGTTTTACATCTTCTGCCTTCCCTCTGAAAACGGCCTGATGTGTGCTGAGTTCGCCGTCTCGATCCCATCAGAGATCGTAATTTCGAATATCGTGGAAAACGAAGGTGTCTCGCTCACTTTGGGAGATCTGGCCGATGGCTTGGGTGTGTGTTTTCTTGAATGCCAAAATGACTGGGTTTATACGCACCGGGTCAATGCAATCGCTCAAAGCTCCACACCATCCGAGTTGCTGGTGGTCGGGCACGGCGAGACCGGTGACATTCAATTCGCTAACTGCGATGACAGCTTTCCACTCGAACCTGTATTCGTCAATCCAGGCATCGGGATAAACGGGCCGTGCGTGAACGACTCCGAGCCACCGGTGCTCGCAGAATTGACAGTGCCCGATTTGACGCACATGAGATTGACATTCGACGAAGAGATTATTGCACTCGATGCTGATATTCCAACCAACTACTTTGTCGTCAACAGCAACAATCAAGCTAACAGCATGGATATAAGTCGCGTGGTCGTAGAAAGCAGAGACCCTACCCGTGTCCTGCTCACCCTCGAAAGGGCGATGCGTGGCGACGAATCATATACACTTTTCGTGAATAGAGTCAGGGATAAAGCAGGAAACGAGATCCCGCCCTGGTCGTCAATCGATGTCGATTTGAATTTTGACATAATGCCGCCGGAGATCACTGGATTGGAAGTGCTCAGCGACTGGACACTCATCGTCCGGTTCTCTGAACCATTGATCCCGGAAACGGCAGAGGATCGGCTTCACTTTGCTATATATTGTGACGGAAGTGGTCACTCGATAGAAAAAGCCGAATATCTTTCTGCCTCTTCTTCGATAAGGGTATCTCTTAGAAACCAGTTAAAACAGAAGACCGTCTACTCTCTGCAAATGTGGGGAATGACCGATCTTGCTGGAAATGTCATCGTGAATTATCCATCCATTGCGTTCCGGGCCATCGACAAAGTTCCTCCGGAATTTCTCTCTGTTGTCGCTTTCGATCCAGACCACGTGACGTCACTGTTCGACGAACCACTCGATACACTGAGTTCCACAGATCCAGGCAATTACCGGATATTCGAATCTGGTAATCCGGAAACGACCGTGCCGATCATTTATGTTGAAATGCTTCAATTTGACAGGGTCAAGCTCGCTCTCGCCTATTCACTTGATGAAGACACCCCCTATTCTATTTTTGCTTCAGGAGTATCTGACGCCAGGGAAAACAGCATCACTATTGCAGGGATCACAGATATCGTACAAAGGCCTGATAACAGCGCTCCTTATCTCGTTGACATCGAATACATGAAGACCAGCATCCCCCCTCACTTCAAGCTCACTTTTAACGAGTATGTAGTAGACTGTAATAGTGCGAATGACTATATTTTCTACGATGCTGACCGACCAAACGGGTTCCACCTTTTCAAAGAGGTTTTCTGGATGAACGACAGTCTCACTGTGTTCGGTCAACTGTATGTGCCCCTTGACGAGGGAATAATACACTATCTAAGATTACCACGCCTTACGGACATGGAGGGAAACAGCGCCCCTGAAGGAAACAGGTTCCGTATTGAGATAAAGGATCCGGAAATCGCAATTCATTCTCTCGATTATGACAGAGGCGAAGTAGAGATATCCTGGCAACTGTCCAGAACCATAGACGACCTGAAATTTGTTGTAAG includes the following:
- a CDS encoding T9SS type A sorting domain-containing protein → MFRINNTVSLLILMFVCLSTAASAQLPPTGYIGLYIDESRTSCNLDPGVSGQAFSFYIFCLPSENGLMCAEFAVSIPSEIVISNIVENEGVSLTLGDLADGLGVCFLECQNDWVYTHRVNAIAQSSTPSELLVVGHGETGDIQFANCDDSFPLEPVFVNPGIGINGPCVNDSEPPVLAELTVPDLTHMRLTFDEEIIALDADIPTNYFVVNSNNQANSMDISRVVVESRDPTRVLLTLERAMRGDESYTLFVNRVRDKAGNEIPPWSSIDVDLNFDIMPPEITGLEVLSDWTLIVRFSEPLIPETAEDRLHFAIYCDGSGHSIEKAEYLSASSSIRVSLRNQLKQKTVYSLQMWGMTDLAGNVIVNYPSIAFRAIDKVPPEFLSVVAFDPDHVTSLFDEPLDTLSSTDPGNYRIFESGNPETTVPIIYVEMLQFDRVKLALAYSLDEDTPYSIFASGVSDARENSITIAGITDIVQRPDNSAPYLVDIEYMKTSIPPHFKLTFNEYVVDCNSANDYIFYDADRPNGFHLFKEVFWMNDSLTVFGQLYVPLDEGIIHYLRLPRLTDMEGNSAPEGNRFRIEIKDPEIAIHSLDYDRGEVEISWQLSRTIDDLKFVVSRSEASQDAFSELPAEGLSNETLSISYIDPSTEPGRSYVYKIDYILEDERFNFLMTNEIGIPDVGFSLYQNWPNPFNPSTILLWSQPDDGNARIEIFDVAGHRVVVLENGFRPAGIHSVEWDGNNSSGNNMSSGVYFCRLSYGGMTRTRKMVLLR